In Gammaproteobacteria bacterium (ex Lamellibrachia satsuma), a single genomic region encodes these proteins:
- a CDS encoding IS630 family transposase, whose amino-acid sequence MNKEDARSLPALAQEEKRKQAVRMRKQGQTYKAIGESVRVHERTVIRWIRTYETQGDKALKAKKQGRPMGAGRCLTPEQEKQIQKLISDKTPDQLKMAYALWTREAVKELIAQEFKIKLAIRTVGKYLSLWGFTPQKPLKRAYEQNPKKVAHWLDETYPEIKAQAKAEKAEIYWGDETGMRNDSQHERGYAPKGKTPIIHLNAKRASTNMLSAITNQGKVRFKIFEGNMNADILIDFMKRLIKAAKRKVFLILDNLRVHHAKVVKEWLQDKGKQIEVFYLPAYSPEMNPDEYLNCDLKHGVHSGLPTRSKEQLKSKVRSHMQMLQKKPARVRKYFEHPRIQYAA is encoded by the coding sequence ATGAACAAAGAAGATGCCAGAAGCCTTCCTGCACTAGCCCAGGAAGAAAAACGCAAACAAGCAGTACGGATGCGCAAGCAAGGCCAGACCTACAAAGCGATAGGGGAATCAGTAAGGGTCCATGAGCGCACTGTGATCCGCTGGATCCGCACTTATGAAACCCAAGGTGATAAGGCTCTGAAGGCAAAGAAGCAGGGCCGGCCGATGGGAGCGGGAAGATGCCTAACGCCAGAGCAAGAAAAACAGATCCAAAAGCTCATCTCTGACAAGACACCTGATCAACTCAAGATGGCTTATGCACTGTGGACCAGAGAAGCCGTGAAGGAACTGATTGCTCAGGAATTCAAGATCAAACTGGCAATTAGGACGGTAGGAAAATATCTGTCTTTGTGGGGCTTCACCCCACAGAAGCCCTTGAAGCGGGCCTATGAGCAAAACCCCAAGAAAGTTGCCCACTGGCTGGACGAGACCTATCCTGAGATCAAAGCACAGGCTAAGGCAGAGAAGGCGGAAATCTATTGGGGAGACGAAACTGGGATGCGCAATGATAGCCAGCACGAACGGGGTTATGCACCCAAGGGAAAAACGCCCATTATCCATCTCAATGCCAAGCGAGCATCAACCAATATGCTTTCTGCCATTACCAACCAGGGTAAGGTGCGTTTCAAGATATTTGAAGGCAACATGAATGCGGATATCCTGATCGATTTCATGAAGCGACTGATCAAAGCAGCCAAGAGAAAAGTCTTCCTTATACTAGACAATCTACGTGTCCATCATGCCAAGGTTGTCAAGGAATGGCTGCAGGACAAAGGAAAACAGATTGAAGTTTTTTATCTACCTGCATATTCGCCTGAGATGAATCCAGATGAATATCTGAACTGTGATCTTAAGCATGGGGTGCACAGTGGGCTGCCAACCCGATCAAAGGAACAGTTAAAGAGCAAGGTCAGGAGTCATATGCAAATGCTGCAAAAGAAACCGGCTAGGGTTAGGAAGTATTTTGAGCATCCGCGTATTCAATACGCCGCTTAA
- a CDS encoding IS3 family transposase (programmed frameshift), translating to MKERKKYSKEFKLDAVSLVLEQEYTRREAANSLGINAQMLGRWVKEHQAEDGQAFRGNGKLSSEQEEIRKLKAQVKRLEMEKEILKKGNGILCSRNEVKYSFITQHKNAYPISLQCQVLGVSRNGYYQYQRGLGNRPDRIHQEMLEWVEDIAKSSDYTYGSRRMKKALNVLGYPVSRNKARKLMREANVQARQRRKYKVTTNSNHQQSVFNNLLKREFAVAQPDHVYAADVTYVWTQEGWLYLAVVIDLYSRKVVGWSMSSRMKAKLVCDALQMAIWRRRPKGGLIHHSDRGSQYASKAFRRLLKAHDINGSMSRKGDCWDNAVVESFFGSLKQERVHWRSYQTRYEAQQDILEYISMFYNSTRLHSYLDYMSPNDFEQQMMAQKKAA from the exons ATGAAAGAACGAAAGAAATATTCGAAGGAATTCAAGCTAGACGCGGTCAGTCTGGTTCTTGAGCAGGAATATACTCGAAGGGAAGCAGCAAACAGTCTGGGCATCAATGCCCAAATGCTGGGGCGCTGGGTGAAAGAACATCAGGCAGAAGATGGGCAGGCATTTCGAGGCAATGGCAAGTTGAGTTCTGAACAGGAAGAAATCAGGAAGCTCAAGGCTCAGGTTAAACGCCTTGAGATGGAGAAAGAAATCTTAAAAAAAG GCAACGGTATTCTTTGCAGCAGAAACGAAGTGAAATATTCGTTCATCACCCAGCATAAGAATGCCTATCCAATCAGCTTGCAATGTCAGGTTTTGGGTGTGAGTCGTAATGGTTACTACCAGTATCAAAGGGGCTTGGGTAACAGGCCAGACCGAATACATCAGGAGATGCTGGAGTGGGTTGAGGATATCGCCAAGAGTTCAGACTACACTTATGGCAGTCGCAGAATGAAAAAAGCCTTGAATGTCCTGGGCTATCCGGTGAGTCGGAATAAGGCAAGGAAGTTAATGCGTGAAGCCAATGTACAGGCGCGTCAGCGCAGGAAATATAAGGTTACGACAAACAGTAACCACCAGCAGTCGGTTTTTAACAACCTGCTCAAGCGAGAGTTTGCTGTGGCCCAGCCCGATCATGTCTATGCGGCGGACGTGACTTATGTATGGACCCAGGAAGGCTGGTTATACCTGGCGGTAGTGATAGACCTGTATTCACGTAAAGTGGTCGGCTGGAGCATGAGTTCCCGGATGAAGGCAAAGCTGGTCTGTGATGCATTGCAAATGGCGATCTGGCGACGTCGACCGAAGGGCGGATTGATTCACCACTCAGATCGTGGTTCTCAATATGCCAGCAAGGCTTTTCGGCGGTTACTCAAAGCCCATGATATCAATGGCAGTATGAGCAGGAAGGGTGACTGCTGGGATAATGCTGTAGTGGAAAGCTTCTTTGGCAGCCTCAAGCAGGAACGGGTGCATTGGAGAAGCTACCAGACACGTTACGAAGCCCAGCAGGACATATTGGAATATATTTCCATGTTTTATAATAGTACGCGGCTGCATTCATACCTGGATTATATGAGTCCGAATGATTTTGAGCAGCAAATGATGGCGCAGAAAAAAGCGGCTTAA
- a CDS encoding MMPL family transporter has protein sequence MNGLTDLFIRRPVLAVVVNLLIVIAGFNAWHSLSVRQYPLSENASVQISTIYVGASAELVRGFITTPLERAIGAAEGIDYVESKSLQGISIITARLKLNYDTTKALADISSKVDQVRNDLPMEAEVPSISVQSADSEFAAAYLSFSSDILSPEQITDYLTRVVQPRLAAVTSVQRIEIFGARTFAMRIWLKPDRMAALHISPSQVNEALTANNYLAAIGSTKGALVQTYLAANTDMHSAEDFRRLVIDQKEDTIIRLQDISDIELGAEDYDTVVRYSGQTAVFAGVFPQPNANIIEVIDGVRIELDKLRRDMPTGLDASIGYDASEYVSNSITEVTRTLADTLMIVIVVIFLFLGSVRSVLVPVMAIPVSLIGGVFLMYLFGFTLNLLTLLAIVLSVGLVVDDAIVVVENVERHLREGRTPREAALLGARELIAPIIAMTMTLVAVYIPIGLQGGLTGALFREFAFTLAGAVAISGVVALTLSPTMAAKLLSSAQDEEHGLTGWLNHRFDRLREAYGRALGATLNARPAVYLVWIVVSLCTIPMFTFSPSELAPTEDQSVLFGIINTAANATTDQNAVYGAAAEKIMLDTPESALTFQLLFPPSVGATIGADGFSGMVVKPWAERKRTVTEIQPEVQAKVSMIPGIQVFMTTPPALPGGSNFPVEFLITSTANTERLLEFAQIIQKKAEQSGLFAFPPTIDVKLDQPQATVVFDRDKLAALGLRLSQVGADLAVATGGNFVNRFNMDGRSYKVIPLVQRTDRLNSEQLGDIYVAAPNGQMVSLSAFAHVEHSVVARSLNRFQQLNAVKISGVSTRTLDDALTLLEDTAREILPPGYGFDYTGESRQLRTEGNKFLPAFSLAVLMIFLVLAVQFNSFRDPFVILAGSVPLAMFGALIFTVLKMPDPNIPYWTNGWTTTMNIYAEVGLVTLVGLIAKNGILIVEFANKLQQQGVSKLDAVHDAAMIRLRPVLMTSVATIAGHFPLVLVTGAGAAARNSIGLVLVGGMAIGTIFTLFVLPSLYLLIAKDRSSAQSGEPAAVPDSQVGRTTTLSEVSD, from the coding sequence ATGAACGGCTTGACTGATCTTTTCATCCGGCGTCCTGTACTTGCCGTTGTGGTCAATCTGCTGATCGTTATTGCAGGTTTCAATGCCTGGCATTCATTGAGTGTGCGCCAGTATCCGCTCAGTGAAAATGCCTCGGTGCAGATTTCCACTATCTATGTTGGGGCCAGCGCGGAGCTGGTCCGCGGTTTTATCACGACGCCGCTGGAGCGTGCCATCGGCGCGGCGGAAGGGATCGATTATGTGGAATCAAAGAGCCTGCAGGGAATTTCGATCATCACGGCAAGGCTCAAGCTCAACTATGACACGACCAAGGCCCTGGCCGATATCTCGTCCAAGGTCGATCAGGTGCGCAACGATCTGCCGATGGAGGCAGAGGTACCATCTATCAGCGTGCAATCGGCCGATTCGGAGTTTGCAGCAGCCTACCTCAGCTTCTCCTCCGATATCCTTTCCCCGGAGCAGATCACTGACTACCTGACACGCGTGGTACAACCTCGCCTGGCTGCGGTTACTAGTGTGCAACGAATTGAAATCTTCGGCGCGCGCACGTTCGCCATGCGAATCTGGCTAAAACCCGATCGTATGGCTGCGTTGCATATCAGTCCGTCTCAGGTTAATGAAGCGCTGACAGCCAACAACTATCTCGCCGCCATAGGCAGTACCAAAGGCGCACTGGTGCAGACATACCTTGCGGCAAACACCGATATGCATAGCGCGGAAGATTTCCGGCGTCTCGTCATTGATCAAAAAGAAGACACCATCATACGACTGCAGGACATCTCCGATATTGAACTGGGTGCCGAAGACTATGACACAGTGGTGCGATATTCAGGTCAGACCGCTGTGTTCGCAGGCGTGTTTCCACAGCCGAACGCCAACATCATCGAGGTGATCGACGGTGTACGGATCGAGTTGGACAAGCTTAGACGCGACATGCCCACGGGTCTCGATGCCAGCATTGGTTATGACGCATCCGAGTATGTCAGCAACTCCATCACGGAGGTCACACGTACACTCGCCGACACGCTGATGATCGTGATCGTGGTGATTTTTCTGTTTCTCGGCTCAGTGCGCTCGGTACTGGTGCCGGTGATGGCGATTCCGGTTTCGTTGATCGGTGGTGTTTTTCTGATGTACTTGTTCGGATTCACGTTGAACCTGCTCACGCTGCTGGCCATCGTGCTCTCTGTCGGTCTGGTCGTTGATGACGCCATCGTCGTTGTGGAAAACGTAGAACGGCATCTGCGCGAAGGGCGTACTCCGCGTGAGGCGGCATTGCTCGGGGCGCGGGAACTGATCGCGCCAATTATTGCCATGACCATGACGTTGGTTGCCGTGTACATTCCGATTGGTCTGCAGGGCGGCCTGACCGGTGCATTGTTCCGTGAGTTCGCCTTCACTCTGGCCGGCGCCGTTGCCATATCCGGTGTCGTTGCACTGACGCTGTCACCAACCATGGCGGCCAAACTCTTGAGCAGCGCACAGGACGAGGAGCACGGACTGACTGGCTGGTTGAATCACCGCTTCGATCGATTGCGCGAGGCTTACGGTCGAGCACTCGGGGCGACGCTAAATGCCAGACCCGCGGTTTATCTGGTATGGATCGTGGTGAGCCTGTGTACGATCCCTATGTTCACTTTCTCGCCCAGTGAATTGGCGCCTACGGAAGATCAAAGTGTACTGTTCGGTATCATCAACACCGCCGCCAACGCCACCACCGACCAGAATGCGGTCTATGGCGCGGCGGCCGAAAAGATCATGCTCGACACACCAGAATCTGCGCTGACCTTCCAGCTCCTGTTTCCGCCGTCGGTGGGTGCGACAATAGGTGCCGATGGTTTTAGCGGCATGGTGGTGAAACCCTGGGCCGAACGCAAACGAACGGTAACCGAGATACAGCCAGAGGTGCAGGCCAAGGTGTCGATGATTCCGGGGATTCAGGTGTTTATGACAACTCCGCCGGCACTACCCGGTGGCAGCAACTTCCCGGTTGAGTTTCTCATAACATCCACGGCCAATACGGAGCGTCTGCTGGAATTCGCCCAAATCATCCAGAAAAAGGCGGAGCAGAGCGGGCTATTTGCCTTTCCTCCAACCATCGATGTGAAGCTCGATCAACCACAGGCCACAGTGGTGTTCGACCGGGATAAGCTCGCCGCCCTGGGACTGCGGTTGTCGCAAGTGGGTGCCGATTTAGCGGTCGCCACTGGGGGCAACTTCGTCAACCGATTTAACATGGATGGTCGCAGTTACAAGGTTATTCCATTGGTTCAACGCACGGATCGCCTGAACAGCGAACAACTCGGTGACATCTATGTGGCTGCCCCCAACGGACAGATGGTGTCCTTGTCCGCGTTTGCACATGTCGAGCACTCGGTGGTGGCGCGCTCGCTCAATCGTTTCCAGCAACTCAATGCAGTCAAAATTTCCGGTGTGAGCACGCGCACGTTGGATGATGCACTGACCTTACTCGAGGACACTGCGAGAGAAATTCTGCCGCCCGGATATGGATTCGACTACACAGGTGAGTCTCGCCAGCTACGCACGGAGGGGAACAAATTTTTACCCGCCTTCTCATTGGCCGTGCTGATGATCTTTCTGGTACTAGCCGTGCAGTTCAATTCCTTCCGCGATCCATTCGTGATTCTGGCTGGCTCGGTGCCACTGGCGATGTTTGGAGCGTTGATCTTTACCGTGTTGAAAATGCCTGACCCCAATATACCGTACTGGACCAATGGCTGGACCACGACGATGAACATCTATGCAGAGGTTGGACTGGTCACATTGGTTGGGCTGATCGCCAAGAACGGTATCCTCATTGTCGAATTCGCCAACAAATTGCAGCAACAAGGCGTGAGCAAGCTTGACGCGGTACATGACGCAGCGATGATCCGCTTGCGGCCGGTGCTGATGACCAGCGTGGCCACCATCGCCGGTCATTTTCCGCTGGTGTTGGTAACAGGTGCCGGGGCAGCGGCCAGAAATTCCATCGGCCTGGTGCTGGTCGGTGGCATGGCTATCGGTACAATCTTTACACTGTTTGTGTTGCCTTCACTTTATCTGCTGATCGCAAAGGACAGATCCTCGGCTCAATCTGGCGAGCCCGCAGCTGTTCCTGACAGCCAAGTTGGCAGAACAACTACACTGAGCGAAGTGAGCGACTGA
- a CDS encoding IS630 family transposase, producing the protein MRLPKTFQITDKAAGILKEWCRSTTLPHGQIMRAKIILQLSEGMTPMEVATAQRTSAKTVHRWRNRFEAEGVDGLLERVRCGRPTVIDKATVDKVLFLTTKRIPQESTHWSIELMSRYAEVTPWQVRQTWKAADLRPHRLKTFKISNDPEFADKVIDIVGLYMNPPENAVILSVDEKTQIQALDRTQPGLPLNPSRIGSRTHDYKRHGTTSLYAAFNTLTGKVIGKVSDRTNSKKFLSFLKLLDRRTRADRELHIIMDNLSAHKTEAVREWVASRPRIHLHFTPTSSSWLNAVEGWFSQLERRALYRGVFTSVPELKTELERFIKVHNRESAKPFKWTKPASHILAAVGRAKKSLQN; encoded by the coding sequence ATGCGTTTACCTAAGACATTTCAGATTACTGATAAAGCCGCTGGGATTTTAAAAGAGTGGTGCCGATCAACAACCCTTCCTCATGGCCAGATCATGAGAGCCAAGATTATTTTACAACTCAGTGAAGGGATGACACCGATGGAAGTTGCAACTGCCCAAAGGACATCAGCGAAGACAGTGCACCGCTGGCGAAATCGATTTGAGGCCGAAGGCGTTGATGGACTACTTGAAAGAGTCCGTTGCGGACGTCCTACGGTCATAGACAAGGCGACTGTCGACAAAGTTCTATTTCTGACCACAAAAAGAATTCCACAGGAATCTACACATTGGAGCATCGAGTTAATGTCTCGATACGCAGAAGTGACACCTTGGCAGGTTCGTCAGACCTGGAAGGCTGCAGATCTGCGTCCACACCGGCTGAAAACGTTTAAGATCAGTAATGATCCTGAGTTCGCTGATAAAGTCATTGATATTGTCGGTCTGTATATGAATCCTCCTGAGAATGCAGTTATTCTCAGCGTGGATGAGAAGACGCAGATTCAGGCATTGGATCGTACCCAACCTGGACTACCATTGAATCCGAGCCGGATCGGCAGTCGCACTCATGATTACAAAAGACACGGCACCACCAGTCTTTATGCTGCATTTAACACACTGACTGGAAAAGTGATTGGCAAAGTTTCGGATCGAACGAACAGCAAAAAATTTCTATCTTTTCTGAAACTACTTGATAGACGCACGCGTGCAGACCGAGAATTGCACATCATTATGGATAATCTGAGTGCTCACAAGACAGAGGCTGTTCGAGAATGGGTGGCCTCCCGACCGCGCATCCACCTTCATTTTACGCCAACCAGTTCATCATGGCTCAATGCCGTGGAAGGCTGGTTCTCGCAACTTGAGCGACGTGCGTTATACCGAGGGGTGTTCACCAGCGTTCCAGAACTAAAGACTGAGTTGGAGCGGTTCATCAAGGTTCATAACAGGGAGAGCGCAAAACCCTTTAAATGGACTAAACCTGCCAGCCACATTCTGGCGGCTGTTGGGCGTGCAAAGAAATCATTACAGAATTAA
- a CDS encoding ATP-binding protein — translation MMLDQTITQLRQLKLSGMANALVTQQEQPGTYEGLSFEERLQILADNELNDREHRKQQRLLKAAKLKIAANPQDVDYQHPRGLKKSLVASLLQCDWINKNQNLLLTGPCGSGKTYIACALAYAACMKGYRVKYYRLSRLLLELAQTKADGSYSKALQTLARLDLLILDDWGLEPLNAAQRNDLMEIMDDRNGSTSTAILSQLPTNQWYQSIGDNTLADAILDRLMHNAHRITLKGESLRKRQAIT, via the coding sequence ATAATGTTAGATCAAACCATTACACAGTTACGACAACTCAAGCTCAGTGGCATGGCCAACGCACTGGTAACTCAGCAGGAGCAGCCTGGCACTTACGAGGGCCTGTCCTTCGAGGAGCGCCTGCAAATACTGGCAGATAATGAACTCAATGACCGGGAGCATCGCAAGCAACAGCGTTTATTAAAAGCGGCCAAGCTCAAAATAGCAGCCAACCCTCAAGACGTTGATTACCAGCATCCCAGAGGGCTGAAGAAATCCCTGGTGGCCAGTCTACTGCAATGTGACTGGATCAATAAAAACCAAAATCTGCTGCTGACCGGTCCTTGTGGCAGCGGAAAGACTTACATTGCCTGTGCGCTGGCTTATGCTGCCTGCATGAAAGGTTACCGGGTCAAATACTATCGACTATCCCGGTTGCTGCTGGAACTCGCACAAACAAAAGCCGATGGCAGTTACAGCAAAGCACTGCAAACACTGGCCAGGCTCGACTTGCTCATCCTTGATGACTGGGGACTGGAGCCGCTCAACGCTGCACAGCGAAATGATCTCATGGAAATAATGGATGACCGAAATGGCAGCACATCAACGGCCATCCTCAGCCAGTTGCCAACGAATCAATGGTATCAGTCCATCGGTGATAATACGTTGGCTGATGCCATTCTGGATCGGCTCATGCATAACGCCCACCGGATCACGCTGAAAGGCGAATCTTTACGGAAGCGGCAAGCCATAACTTGA
- a CDS encoding efflux RND transporter periplasmic adaptor subunit, giving the protein MLKKLTLTAIGVTIIIGAISYAKLGQFKAMSEAAENMALPPETVTAMTLNEEQWEQVIATTATVSAVQGVTIGAELGGRVSEILFKSGAAVKEGDVLLLLDTSSEAAQLASADAAASLAKADLKRVRKLGKRDLASEDTVDRAEAEVKETVAQVGVIRALIDKKTVRAPFSGRLGLRLVNLGQILQEGDPIVSLQTLDPIHVDFSIPQQQIMHLSQNMQVRVTSDIASGKTFEGRIVAVNSEVDAATRNVRVRALVANPDGRLRAGMFANVEVVLPDRQEVLPIAATAVLYAPYGDSVFVVEKHKNDQSGETEQVLRQQFVRLGRAHGDFVDVTDGLTSGEIVVTSGVFKLRTGMKVVIDNTLAPEPKLEPNPRDS; this is encoded by the coding sequence ATGCTGAAAAAACTGACCTTAACAGCCATTGGCGTCACTATCATTATCGGCGCCATCTCATATGCCAAGCTTGGGCAGTTCAAGGCAATGAGCGAGGCGGCAGAAAATATGGCTCTGCCGCCGGAAACCGTAACTGCCATGACGTTAAACGAAGAGCAGTGGGAGCAGGTGATAGCCACCACTGCCACCGTATCGGCCGTGCAGGGGGTGACAATCGGTGCTGAACTCGGAGGCAGGGTGTCAGAGATCCTGTTCAAATCCGGTGCGGCGGTCAAGGAGGGCGATGTACTACTACTACTGGATACGTCCAGCGAGGCCGCGCAACTTGCGTCCGCCGATGCCGCCGCTTCTCTAGCCAAAGCAGATCTTAAGCGTGTGCGGAAACTGGGGAAACGTGACTTGGCCTCGGAGGACACTGTCGATCGCGCTGAGGCCGAGGTCAAAGAGACCGTTGCCCAAGTCGGTGTTATACGCGCGCTGATTGACAAGAAGACCGTTCGTGCCCCTTTCTCTGGCCGCCTTGGTTTGCGTTTGGTCAATCTCGGTCAGATCTTGCAAGAAGGGGATCCGATTGTGTCCTTGCAGACGCTGGACCCCATTCATGTGGACTTCTCGATCCCGCAGCAGCAGATCATGCACCTGAGTCAGAACATGCAGGTCCGAGTTACATCCGACATAGCGTCCGGAAAGACCTTCGAGGGCCGAATCGTTGCGGTCAACTCGGAAGTGGATGCCGCCACACGCAATGTCCGGGTGCGCGCGCTGGTGGCAAATCCTGATGGGAGGCTTCGCGCGGGCATGTTCGCCAACGTAGAAGTGGTGCTACCCGACAGGCAGGAGGTATTGCCGATTGCCGCCACTGCAGTGCTGTACGCGCCCTACGGTGACTCGGTGTTCGTAGTTGAGAAGCACAAGAATGACCAATCGGGTGAGACCGAACAGGTGTTACGCCAACAGTTTGTGCGCTTAGGGCGGGCACACGGCGATTTCGTCGATGTGACGGATGGCCTGACCTCCGGTGAGATAGTCGTAACCAGCGGTGTATTCAAACTACGTACTGGCATGAAGGTGGTGATCGATAACACACTGGCGCCCGAACCCAAGCTTGAGCCCAATCCTCGAGATTCCTGA
- the tsaA gene encoding tRNA (N6-threonylcarbamoyladenosine(37)-N6)-methyltransferase TrmO — protein MAPNFDVRPIGWVRKTNDRTIIEVDKQYQSALLGIEELDAIWVLYWFDRNDTPELRSILQVHPRGNPENPLRGVFATRAPVRPNLIALSRCRVISVHGNVIEIDYIDAFPDTPVLNIKP, from the coding sequence ATGGCTCCAAATTTTGATGTTAGACCCATTGGTTGGGTACGAAAGACAAACGACAGGACCATCATAGAAGTGGATAAGCAATACCAGTCGGCCCTGCTCGGTATCGAGGAACTGGACGCAATCTGGGTTTTGTACTGGTTCGATCGCAACGACACCCCGGAACTGCGTTCGATCCTCCAGGTTCACCCACGTGGCAATCCAGAAAATCCGCTACGTGGTGTTTTTGCCACCCGTGCCCCAGTTCGCCCCAATCTCATTGCCCTGAGCCGCTGCCGGGTCATCTCCGTTCATGGCAACGTTATTGAAATAGACTATATCGACGCCTTCCCTGATACGCCTGTACTCAATATCAAACCCTAG
- a CDS encoding IS21 family transposase produces the protein MPTKRLSMRKLREILRLRLSAQLSMRQIRDSLRLSLGAVQKITCKAHELGLDWEAIEKLDDRQLANAIYPESDTRTSGSLQLPDWKDVYKELHFKHVTKHLLWEEYAQQYPNRSYSYPQYCHLYSEWLKKQKRSMRQTHKAGDKLFVDYAGQTVPIVQGDTGEVRFAQIFVAVLGASNYTFAEATWTQGLPDWLASHARAFAFIGGVPKLVVPDNLKSGVTKACRHDPDLNPSYEQLGAHYGTAIMPARPRKPQDKAKAEVGVQIIERWILARLRHHTFFSLAELNQCIVALLADVNKKPFKQLEGSRQEWFQSIDKTALSPLPKHTYEYTYIKKVKVNVDYHVQYEKHLYSVPHQLVGEQLEIHTKDKLVEIFFHNKRVTSHVRKYCHGMTTVPDHMPKKHEKHHQWSAGRLMNWAKDLGDEVLIWVKSILAQKQHEQQAYRVCLGLLNLSRKYEPDRLNKACAIANHHQLYRLKQIKSILQSNQDQLLPASKEQLSLLPQSHENIRGPKSFH, from the coding sequence ATGCCAACAAAGAGACTATCAATGCGTAAATTAAGAGAGATATTAAGACTCCGGTTGTCTGCCCAGCTCAGCATGCGGCAAATCCGGGACAGTCTGCGCCTCAGCCTGGGTGCAGTGCAAAAAATCACCTGCAAAGCTCATGAACTGGGATTGGACTGGGAGGCTATCGAAAAACTGGATGATCGCCAGTTAGCCAATGCCATTTATCCTGAATCAGACACACGAACCTCTGGATCGTTACAGTTGCCAGACTGGAAAGATGTTTATAAGGAACTGCATTTTAAACATGTCACCAAGCACCTGCTCTGGGAAGAATATGCCCAGCAATACCCCAACCGCAGTTACAGCTATCCGCAGTATTGCCACTTATACAGTGAGTGGCTAAAAAAACAAAAACGCTCCATGCGCCAGACCCATAAGGCCGGTGACAAACTGTTCGTGGATTATGCAGGCCAGACCGTACCAATTGTTCAAGGTGATACCGGTGAAGTGCGCTTTGCCCAGATCTTTGTCGCGGTACTAGGCGCCTCCAATTACACCTTTGCAGAAGCTACCTGGACACAGGGCTTGCCAGACTGGCTGGCCAGTCATGCAAGAGCATTCGCTTTTATCGGTGGTGTTCCAAAATTAGTGGTTCCGGATAACTTAAAAAGCGGCGTTACCAAAGCCTGCCGTCACGATCCGGACCTCAACCCCAGTTACGAACAACTGGGTGCACATTACGGTACCGCCATTATGCCGGCTCGCCCCAGAAAGCCACAGGATAAAGCCAAGGCAGAAGTGGGTGTGCAAATCATCGAACGCTGGATACTGGCTCGCTTACGCCACCATACCTTCTTCTCCCTGGCCGAGTTGAACCAATGTATCGTTGCCTTGTTGGCTGACGTTAACAAAAAACCTTTTAAACAACTGGAAGGTTCACGTCAGGAATGGTTCCAGTCAATCGACAAGACTGCTCTGTCTCCATTGCCGAAGCACACCTATGAATATACCTATATTAAAAAGGTGAAGGTCAACGTGGATTACCATGTGCAGTATGAAAAGCATCTGTACTCTGTGCCCCATCAGCTGGTTGGTGAGCAGTTGGAAATCCATACCAAAGACAAACTGGTAGAGATCTTCTTCCACAACAAGCGGGTGACCAGCCATGTACGAAAATACTGCCATGGCATGACCACCGTTCCTGACCACATGCCCAAAAAACATGAGAAACATCATCAATGGTCTGCTGGACGGTTGATGAACTGGGCCAAGGATCTGGGTGATGAGGTTCTCATCTGGGTAAAAAGCATACTGGCTCAAAAGCAACATGAGCAGCAGGCATACCGTGTCTGCCTGGGTCTGCTGAATCTATCCAGAAAATACGAACCTGACCGGCTGAATAAAGCATGTGCGATTGCCAATCATCACCAGCTTTATCGCTTAAAGCAGATCAAATCCATCCTGCAAAGCAATCAGGATCAACTGCTGCCGGCATCAAAAGAGCAGCTCTCTTTATTACCCCAGTCACATGAAAACATCCGTGGCCCGAAGAGCTTCCACTAA